The following are encoded together in the Nymphaea colorata isolate Beijing-Zhang1983 chromosome 14, ASM883128v2, whole genome shotgun sequence genome:
- the LOC116267620 gene encoding auxin-responsive protein SAUR72-like gives MKQLMRKLSRVADSSSPSYAVLHHSDSVPASKRKGWRLSSSSSFSSSAASKGVASSPATCKVPEGHLPVCVGEEMERFVVSAESLNHPLFAELLRRSAQEYGYDQKGVLRIPCPAGIFRSILQILRRKDGDADGAGVDLDELLRRLASADASL, from the coding sequence ATGAAGCAGCTGATGAGGAAGCTGTCCAGAGTCGCCGACTCCTCGTCCCCCAGCTACGCTGTGCTCCACCATTCCGACTCTGTCCCCGCCAGTAAACGCAAGGGATGGAGGCtctcttcctcatcttctttttcttcttctgctgcctCGAAGGGCGTCGCCTCTTCTCCGGCCACCTGCAAGGTGCCGGAGGGGCACCTCCCTGTGTGCGTCGGGGAGGAGATGGAGAGGTTTGTGGTCAGCGCCGAGTCGCTCAACCACCCGCTCTTCGCCGAGCTCCTCCGCCGATCCGCCCAGGAGTACGGCTACGACCAGAAGGGCGTCCTTCGCATCCCCTGCCCCGCCGGAATCTTCCGCTCCATCCTCCAGATACTCCGCCGGAAGGACGGCGACGCAGACGGAGCCGGCGTCGACCTCGACGAGCTCCTCCGCCGGCTCGCCTCTGCGGACGCCTCTTTATGA